A single Ignavibacteriales bacterium DNA region contains:
- a CDS encoding HPr kinase/phosphorylase, translating to MTLINEKSITVKNFIDVRFFYENVRNRFNLNLLTSEEGFDRKIQDPNVHRPGLALAGYLDIFSYHRIQIFGNTEMKYLKSLTTEVRRASLEKFFSFDIPCIVITNENKIFDEMAELATKFKVPVFVSPFSTTKLVYFISDFLDDQFAPKVSIHGSFVDVYGVGVLFIGKSGIGKSEVALDLIERGHRLVADDLVILTKKGEGILMGSGTDVVKHFMEIRGLGLINIEKMFGIRAIRYQKRAEVIVELENWDPGGDYDRTGLDENTMSILGVNIPHIKLPIIPGKNITVISEVISLNYLLKHYGYDAARVLQHKLTDRLRQKKGEIGRGVDYFEHDFE from the coding sequence ATGACCTTAATTAATGAAAAATCCATAACCGTTAAGAATTTTATTGACGTACGATTTTTCTATGAAAATGTAAGAAACCGGTTTAACCTGAATCTGCTTACCTCTGAAGAGGGATTTGACAGAAAAATTCAGGATCCGAATGTTCACCGGCCAGGCTTAGCCCTGGCCGGTTATCTTGATATTTTTTCCTACCACCGGATACAGATTTTCGGCAATACGGAAATGAAATATCTTAAAAGTCTTACCACGGAAGTAAGAAGGGCCTCACTTGAAAAATTCTTCTCTTTTGATATCCCTTGTATCGTGATTACAAATGAGAACAAAATTTTTGATGAAATGGCCGAACTTGCAACTAAATTTAAGGTGCCGGTTTTTGTTTCTCCTTTTTCAACGACAAAACTGGTCTATTTCATCAGTGACTTTCTTGATGACCAGTTTGCACCCAAAGTCTCAATTCATGGATCTTTTGTTGATGTGTATGGTGTGGGGGTACTTTTTATTGGAAAATCGGGTATCGGTAAAAGCGAGGTGGCACTTGACCTTATTGAAAGGGGACATCGTCTGGTAGCAGATGATCTGGTTATCCTGACAAAAAAAGGGGAGGGGATTCTCATGGGTTCAGGAACAGATGTTGTAAAGCATTTTATGGAAATAAGGGGCCTGGGACTGATTAATATCGAAAAAATGTTCGGGATAAGGGCTATTAGGTATCAGAAACGCGCGGAAGTAATAGTTGAACTTGAAAACTGGGATCCCGGCGGAGACTACGACCGCACCGGTCTTGACGAAAACACCATGTCCATTTTGGGGGTTAATATTCCTCATATTAAGCTTCCTATTATACCGGGAAAGAATATTACGGTTATTTCGGAGGTAATTAGTCTCAATTATCTCCTTAAACATTACGGTTACGACGCAGCCCGGGTACTCCAGCATAAGCTCACTGACCGGCTTCGGCAAAAAAAGGGGGAAATTGGCAGAGGTGTCGATTATTTCGAGCATGATTTTGAGTAA
- a CDS encoding tyrosine-type recombinase/integrase: protein MNDLRSLTESFLIYAENVLRYSQNTITAYGSDLARFTDFCLRTGKSDINLHSARTIMGFMAEMNRDSLSKTSISRYLATIRKFYAYCLEQGIITNSPVKGISNPKQKKLLPDTFSQTEYENLIKKMQIALDSQSNYIKFMVASVFELLYGCSMRVSEVCSAKLHDYNSREGTLKITGKGSKTRIVPVGAKSRDILNKYLSLRTTGSDYLIADENGNAVYPRKVQRWTEKYLGMVTGISKKSPHILRHSSATHMLDNGAALTAIKEILGHSDLKTTQIYTQVSIDRLKKVHKQSHPKS, encoded by the coding sequence TTGAATGATCTCAGGTCTCTGACAGAGAGTTTTCTCATTTATGCTGAAAATGTACTGAGGTATTCTCAGAACACTATTACAGCTTATGGGAGTGATCTTGCCAGGTTTACTGATTTTTGTCTGAGGACCGGAAAGAGTGATATAAATCTGCATTCTGCCCGGACAATTATGGGCTTTATGGCTGAGATGAACAGGGATAGCCTTTCAAAAACTTCCATATCGAGGTATTTGGCAACGATACGGAAGTTTTATGCCTATTGTCTTGAACAGGGAATAATCACAAATTCGCCAGTCAAGGGTATCTCTAATCCCAAACAGAAAAAACTGCTTCCGGATACCTTCTCCCAAACCGAATATGAAAATCTTATAAAAAAGATGCAAATAGCCCTTGACTCTCAGTCAAATTATATTAAGTTTATGGTAGCATCTGTTTTTGAATTATTATACGGGTGTTCAATGCGAGTATCTGAAGTCTGTTCCGCGAAGCTGCATGACTATAACAGCCGGGAAGGAACACTTAAAATTACCGGAAAGGGAAGCAAAACACGTATTGTGCCTGTCGGGGCAAAAAGCAGGGATATACTTAACAAATATTTAAGTTTAAGGACAACTGGTTCAGATTATCTGATAGCAGATGAGAACGGAAATGCAGTCTATCCGAGAAAAGTGCAGCGCTGGACGGAGAAATATCTCGGAATGGTAACCGGAATCAGCAAAAAAAGTCCGCATATTCTCAGGCATAGTTCGGCAACTCATATGCTTGATAATGGGGCTGCATTAACAGCAATTAAAGAGATTTTAGGTCATTCCGACCTTAAAACAACCCAAATTTATACTCAGGTGAGTATAGACCGGCTGAAAAAAGTCCACAAACAATCACATCCAAAATCTTAA
- a CDS encoding AAA family ATPase, which yields MSNLFWNGLKGHKGAKELFETLVLNNKIPAGIILAGDHGNGSDYLALKFSHLLQLAHNGLIPETDTIPVRFEEPYIKYIFPLMSGTGEDNKSDDPFAKLSSKDIERIKSELELKNKNPYYQLDIPRANVIRINSIRSIRNYLSINYNELPYRTVLISRAEEMGDEAQNALLKSLEEPPERVIFILTANRMDSLLPTIRSRCWEITLPLLNDADMYSVLTENFEFGHEEVQSVIPFAEGSISEAVHLIDSELPLITENGMDILLQATAGNMNTAAEKMDELTRKAGDQCLPLFFRFILGWFRDAFRYKNGNSLLVMPQYRERYEKFVMRFPDVDFNNLIYKIESLYRVMNDSYMNKNGIQYRLFFELASVINPHIKNSTKVKAI from the coding sequence ATGAGTAATTTATTCTGGAATGGGTTAAAGGGTCACAAGGGAGCCAAAGAGTTATTCGAAACTCTGGTTCTTAATAATAAAATCCCAGCCGGAATAATATTAGCCGGGGATCATGGTAATGGCTCTGATTATTTAGCTCTTAAATTCTCCCATCTTTTGCAGCTCGCACACAATGGCTTGATACCCGAAACGGATACTATACCGGTTCGTTTTGAGGAACCGTATATAAAATATATATTTCCGCTGATGTCAGGCACAGGTGAGGATAATAAGAGCGATGACCCGTTCGCCAAACTCAGTTCAAAAGATATTGAGAGAATTAAATCCGAACTTGAGCTGAAAAATAAGAATCCTTATTATCAGCTTGATATTCCAAGAGCCAATGTCATCAGGATCAACTCCATCAGAAGTATAAGAAACTATCTCAGTATTAACTATAATGAGCTGCCTTACAGAACAGTACTCATATCACGAGCTGAGGAGATGGGGGATGAAGCTCAAAATGCGCTTCTTAAATCACTGGAAGAACCCCCTGAAAGGGTTATATTTATTCTCACCGCTAATCGCATGGATTCTCTGCTTCCCACTATCCGATCCAGATGTTGGGAAATTACATTACCGCTTTTAAATGACGCTGATATGTACTCAGTATTGACTGAAAACTTTGAATTTGGTCATGAGGAGGTTCAGTCTGTCATTCCATTCGCTGAAGGAAGTATATCTGAAGCTGTCCATCTCATTGATTCGGAATTACCATTAATCACTGAAAATGGAATGGATATACTGCTGCAGGCCACTGCCGGAAATATGAATACAGCAGCCGAAAAAATGGATGAACTTACCCGAAAAGCAGGGGACCAGTGCCTTCCGCTTTTTTTCCGATTCATACTTGGCTGGTTCAGAGATGCTTTCAGATATAAAAACGGGAATTCGCTGCTCGTTATGCCGCAATACAGGGAACGCTATGAGAAATTCGTTATGCGTTTTCCCGATGTAGATTTTAACAATCTCATATATAAAATTGAATCACTCTACAGAGTGATGAATGACAGTTACATGAATAAAAACGGTATACAATACCGCTTGTTTTTTGAACTGGCATCAGTAATTAACCCTCACATAAAAAATTCTACCAAAGTAAAGGCCATTTGA
- the topA gene encoding type I DNA topoisomerase, with amino-acid sequence MAKKLVLVESPSKAKTINKYLGKDYVVEATVGHIKNLPKSKLGIDVDNGFQPQFVTIRGKGDTVKKIKDLANKSSHIYIATDPDREGEAIAQDIADVMDIKNSDKISRVLFNEITKNGVKKGMDEPRPINTDLVASQRARRVMDRIIGYKISPFLWRSVVSEAANSLSAGRVQSVALRLVCERDAEIDAFIEQEYWSVGSIFLTAKKDEIHSKLHSIDGVQIKSPAKDKKGDEKSENDGADVKHSKSMIIQNSGEADAIIERIKKVKNFEISNIARKHTKRNAPPPFITSTMQAESSKMLRMRAKQTMMYAQRLYEGVTLGNEGLVGLITYMRTDSTRLSDDICKEASEYLKSVYGNQYAPDTIPVYGKKKGSNVQDAHEAIRPTSLKYTPEYVKPYLDDHSFKLYSLIWKRFLASQMKPAEFETTVVEITGDEFLFKAYGQVLLFDGFMKLYVEQEESTKEEDREEAKNDKIPAGLNKHDNLDLKEVTPHQHFTKPPGRYTESTLIKELESLGIGRPSTYSMIVSTIVDRKYVETRERKIYATDLGKKINGILIENFPGIIDTGFTARMESELDQIAQGEYTYSGVLNDFYNPFSSALSEVEDKIEKIVCELCGGEMVIRYGRFGKFLSCNNYPECKNIKSLKELAAANSEPEYTGDTCEKCGARTIYRNGRFGKFIGCEKYPECDFIKNITLNISCPKCKEGEVLERRSKRGKIFFGCSRYPDCDFVAWNKPNPTQCQSCGSAYMEEKYSKKKGKYLQCPSCKEEIILESAEEES; translated from the coding sequence ATGGCAAAAAAATTAGTACTTGTTGAGTCTCCCTCAAAAGCCAAAACGATTAATAAATATCTTGGCAAAGATTATGTGGTTGAAGCTACAGTAGGGCATATTAAAAATCTTCCTAAATCGAAATTAGGGATTGACGTTGATAACGGATTTCAGCCTCAGTTTGTTACCATACGGGGCAAAGGAGATACCGTTAAGAAAATAAAGGACCTTGCTAACAAGAGCTCTCATATTTATATCGCGACTGACCCTGACCGCGAAGGCGAAGCAATAGCGCAGGACATTGCTGATGTAATGGATATAAAGAACTCAGATAAGATATCACGTGTCCTTTTCAATGAAATTACCAAAAACGGTGTTAAAAAAGGAATGGATGAACCCAGACCAATTAATACCGATTTAGTGGCATCACAGCGCGCAAGAAGAGTAATGGACCGCATTATTGGATATAAGATCAGTCCGTTTTTATGGCGATCTGTAGTTTCAGAAGCTGCTAACTCATTATCAGCCGGAAGGGTTCAGTCCGTCGCACTTCGTCTTGTTTGTGAACGTGATGCTGAGATTGATGCGTTTATTGAACAGGAATATTGGTCAGTCGGATCAATTTTCCTTACTGCGAAAAAAGATGAAATCCATTCAAAACTGCATAGTATTGATGGGGTGCAGATCAAATCTCCTGCTAAGGATAAGAAAGGGGACGAAAAAAGTGAGAATGATGGAGCAGATGTAAAGCACTCCAAATCGATGATTATTCAGAACTCAGGTGAAGCTGATGCAATCATTGAACGTATAAAAAAAGTCAAAAACTTTGAAATTAGTAATATCGCGCGAAAGCATACTAAAAGAAATGCTCCGCCGCCGTTCATTACAAGTACCATGCAGGCAGAATCATCAAAGATGCTGCGAATGAGAGCAAAGCAGACCATGATGTACGCTCAGCGGTTATACGAAGGAGTAACTCTTGGTAATGAAGGGTTGGTGGGTCTTATTACGTATATGAGAACAGATTCCACAAGACTGAGTGATGATATCTGCAAAGAAGCTTCAGAATATTTGAAATCTGTTTACGGAAACCAGTATGCTCCCGATACCATTCCGGTTTATGGAAAGAAAAAAGGTTCAAACGTTCAGGATGCGCACGAAGCAATAAGACCGACTTCATTGAAATATACGCCGGAATATGTAAAGCCTTATCTTGATGATCATTCATTCAAACTCTACAGTCTTATCTGGAAGCGGTTTTTAGCTTCTCAGATGAAGCCGGCTGAATTTGAGACTACAGTTGTTGAGATTACCGGTGATGAATTTTTATTTAAAGCATACGGACAGGTTTTATTATTCGACGGTTTTATGAAACTATATGTCGAGCAGGAAGAATCAACCAAGGAAGAAGACCGTGAAGAGGCTAAAAATGACAAGATTCCTGCAGGCTTAAATAAACATGATAATCTTGATTTAAAGGAAGTTACACCGCATCAGCATTTTACAAAACCTCCGGGCAGATATACTGAGAGTACACTGATAAAAGAACTGGAAAGTCTCGGAATAGGAAGACCAAGTACTTACTCCATGATAGTCAGTACAATTGTTGACCGCAAATATGTTGAAACCCGTGAGCGCAAAATTTACGCTACCGATCTTGGAAAAAAGATCAATGGAATACTGATCGAAAACTTCCCTGGTATTATTGATACCGGTTTTACCGCGAGAATGGAATCCGAACTCGATCAGATTGCACAGGGTGAATATACCTATAGTGGTGTTCTCAATGATTTTTATAATCCTTTTTCTTCAGCGCTTTCTGAGGTAGAAGATAAAATTGAAAAAATAGTTTGTGAACTCTGCGGCGGGGAAATGGTTATCCGATATGGTAGATTTGGTAAGTTCCTCTCATGCAATAATTATCCGGAATGCAAAAATATAAAATCGTTAAAGGAACTTGCTGCAGCCAATTCTGAACCTGAATATACCGGCGATACTTGCGAAAAATGCGGTGCCCGGACAATCTACAGAAACGGCAGGTTCGGAAAATTCATCGGATGCGAAAAATATCCTGAATGTGATTTTATAAAGAATATCACCCTTAATATATCCTGTCCTAAGTGCAAGGAGGGAGAGGTTCTTGAAAGAAGATCCAAACGAGGTAAGATTTTCTTTGGCTGCTCAAGATATCCTGATTGTGATTTTGTAGCATGGAATAAACCAAATCCCACGCAGTGTCAGTCATGCGGATCAGCTTACATGGAAGAAAAATATTCGAAAAAAAAGGGGAAATATCTGCAATGCCCGTCCTGTAAGGAGGAGATAATTCTTGAATCTGCAGAGGAAGAATCTTGA
- a CDS encoding M23 family metallopeptidase: protein MPKIYYFSENKLKIVELKKTKLKSAVFAVFSLILTGSLLVFGLSYFGVLNTEGNVSSIKNENALLLSKLQEITSKYQNLNAELDSLITVNNDLRIAANLPPLEPEDRTLGKGGSISSGLFDFLSSNNKKEIQASLSFIDEVEKKLEFEKNNFIEIANTLKSNQELYRSIPAIKPCAGTLALHGFGMRLHPILNVRRMHEGIDIITPVGTPVYASADGEVVFAGRNSGYGLMVEIDHGFGYRTIYAHLSSVQTREGAKIKRGTFIAKTGNTGLSTGPHLHYEIIHNGVKLNPEEFMFDSSELFITDISSARNNK, encoded by the coding sequence ATGCCAAAAATTTATTACTTCTCTGAAAATAAGCTCAAGATCGTTGAACTTAAGAAGACCAAGCTAAAAAGTGCTGTTTTTGCGGTTTTTAGCCTGATTTTAACAGGTTCATTGCTGGTTTTTGGACTCAGTTATTTCGGTGTTTTGAACACTGAAGGTAATGTCTCTTCTATAAAGAATGAGAACGCCCTTCTCTTATCAAAATTACAGGAAATTACCTCCAAATACCAAAATCTTAATGCTGAACTGGACAGTTTAATTACTGTTAACAATGACCTCCGGATTGCCGCAAATCTCCCCCCCTTAGAGCCTGAAGACAGGACTTTAGGAAAAGGAGGTAGCATTTCTTCCGGACTGTTTGACTTCCTGAGCAGCAATAACAAGAAGGAAATTCAGGCTTCTTTAAGCTTCATTGATGAGGTTGAGAAGAAGTTGGAATTCGAAAAAAACAACTTCATTGAGATTGCTAACACTCTAAAATCTAACCAGGAATTATACCGATCCATACCCGCAATTAAACCTTGTGCAGGAACGCTGGCGTTACACGGATTTGGAATGAGGCTTCATCCTATCCTGAATGTGAGAAGGATGCATGAAGGTATTGATATTATAACACCCGTCGGCACTCCTGTCTATGCTTCAGCAGATGGTGAGGTTGTATTTGCCGGACGCAACAGCGGATACGGGCTTATGGTTGAAATTGATCATGGTTTTGGTTACAGAACTATTTATGCCCACCTTTCGAGTGTGCAGACCAGAGAGGGAGCAAAAATTAAAAGAGGAACATTTATTGCAAAAACGGGGAACACAGGTCTTTCAACAGGACCTCATTTGCATTACGAGATTATACATAATGGGGTTAAATTGAATCCGGAAGAATTTATGTTTGATAGTTCAGAATTATTTATCACCGATATCTCATCTGCCAGGAATAATAAATGA
- a CDS encoding DUF2795 domain-containing protein — translation MIWTIELANYLDDAPWPATKEELIDYAERIGAPIEVIENLKELEDSDEPYDAIEDIWPDYPTDEDFFYNEDEL, via the coding sequence ATGATTTGGACGATTGAATTAGCGAATTATCTTGATGATGCTCCCTGGCCCGCAACCAAGGAAGAACTTATTGACTATGCCGAGAGAATTGGCGCTCCTATTGAGGTCATCGAAAATCTTAAAGAACTTGAAGATTCAGATGAACCCTATGATGCAATAGAAGATATCTGGCCGGATTATCCGACAGATGAAGATTTCTTCTATAACGAAGATGAATTATAA
- a CDS encoding S41 family peptidase, giving the protein MNFRKFRIPLLVVVLTTGILLGTQIQKVISGDNLLENIKKFNDVLTFTQRYYVEDVDTQKLVESAIKGMLDELDPHSVYIPAKQMQSVEEEFRGDFEGIGIEFQIVNDTLTVVTPITGGPSEALGIMAGDRIVKIDSTNAVGFTNDDVRKRLRGPAGTKVKVLVVRAGVKDPIEYEITRDKIPLYSVDTHLMLDDKTGYVSISRFAEKTTDELMEALVDLDKKGMQQLVLDLRNNPGGYLNQAFQIADLFIEGNKKIVYTRGRRPEFNEDYFSSRTYPYEKLPIVILINRGSASASEIVSGAVQDWDRGLVVGETSFGKGLVQRQFPLPDGSAIRLTISEYFTPSGRLIQRKYKDKKEYYEEIAEREEEPEGENIDHTSEKDSTKPVYKTNKGRVVYGGGGITPDYLVKNDKITDLTTSLLRKNVFYLFSLQYLDKNGNSIKSTYNGDLAKFKSEFKITSDLFNQFLSFAKEKEVKVDDDDLKADRSYIEARLKAQIARSYWKNEGWYSVLLTQDNYISEAMTLFDRAKEMAGI; this is encoded by the coding sequence ATGAATTTTCGAAAATTCCGGATACCTCTTCTGGTAGTAGTTCTGACAACCGGTATCCTCCTTGGTACCCAGATTCAAAAGGTGATATCAGGAGATAATCTACTTGAGAACATCAAGAAATTTAACGATGTTCTCACTTTTACCCAGAGATATTACGTTGAGGATGTTGATACCCAGAAACTTGTGGAATCAGCCATTAAAGGGATGCTCGATGAACTCGATCCTCACTCCGTTTATATCCCGGCCAAACAGATGCAGTCTGTTGAAGAGGAATTCCGCGGCGATTTCGAAGGCATCGGGATAGAATTCCAGATTGTTAATGATACTTTAACGGTTGTAACTCCGATTACCGGAGGTCCCAGTGAAGCATTGGGAATTATGGCCGGTGACCGTATTGTAAAGATTGATAGTACTAATGCTGTCGGATTTACAAATGATGATGTAAGAAAGCGGCTCAGAGGACCGGCAGGTACAAAGGTAAAGGTTCTGGTGGTCCGGGCTGGAGTAAAAGATCCTATTGAATACGAAATTACCAGGGATAAAATACCCCTCTATTCCGTTGATACCCATCTTATGCTTGATGATAAGACCGGTTATGTAAGTATTTCCCGTTTTGCTGAAAAGACCACAGATGAACTGATGGAGGCACTTGTGGATCTTGATAAAAAAGGTATGCAGCAGTTAGTACTTGATTTAAGAAACAATCCGGGCGGTTATCTTAATCAGGCTTTCCAGATTGCAGACTTATTTATTGAAGGGAATAAAAAGATTGTTTATACCCGCGGCAGAAGACCTGAATTTAATGAAGATTACTTCTCAAGCAGAACGTATCCCTATGAAAAACTGCCAATTGTCATCCTGATCAATCGCGGAAGCGCATCGGCTAGTGAAATTGTTTCCGGTGCTGTTCAGGATTGGGACAGAGGCCTTGTTGTTGGTGAAACCTCCTTTGGAAAAGGTCTTGTGCAGAGGCAGTTTCCGCTTCCCGATGGAAGTGCGATCCGGCTGACGATTTCTGAATATTTTACACCATCAGGCCGTTTGATTCAAAGGAAGTATAAAGATAAAAAAGAATATTATGAAGAAATAGCTGAACGGGAAGAGGAGCCGGAAGGGGAAAATATTGATCATACATCAGAAAAAGACTCTACAAAGCCCGTATATAAAACTAACAAAGGTAGAGTTGTTTACGGCGGAGGAGGCATTACGCCTGATTATCTGGTGAAGAATGATAAAATAACAGATCTGACAACATCTCTTCTCCGTAAGAATGTATTTTACCTATTCTCATTACAGTACCTTGATAAAAACGGTAATTCGATAAAGAGTACGTATAACGGAGACCTCGCAAAATTTAAGAGTGAGTTTAAAATTACTTCTGATCTTTTTAATCAGTTCCTCAGTTTTGCTAAGGAGAAGGAAGTGAAGGTTGATGATGATGATTTGAAAGCAGACAGAAGTTATATAGAAGCCAGGCTTAAAGCTCAAATTGCCCGCAGTTACTGGAAGAATGAAGGATGGTATTCAGTTCTCTTAACCCAGGACAATTACATCAGCGAAGCCATGACTTTGTTTGACCGCGCGAAAGAAATGGCAGGAATCTGA
- the ybeY gene encoding rRNA maturation RNase YbeY — protein sequence MKKGRVHVSFQKRISFSAKEVRRIVRKIQEEVGFHLSELTISFIDDASIHEVNREYLNHDYPTDIITFDYSEKNKTFIEGEILISFDTAIMNAKKFKVTPENEYTRLIIHGILHLLGYDDRTAAKKKIMKNKENSLLKLVLDSVNKF from the coding sequence ATGAAAAAGGGGAGAGTGCATGTTTCTTTTCAGAAAAGAATTAGTTTTTCTGCGAAAGAAGTTCGTCGGATTGTCAGAAAAATTCAGGAGGAAGTTGGTTTTCATTTATCTGAATTAACCATTTCCTTTATTGATGATGCTTCAATTCATGAAGTTAACAGGGAGTATTTGAATCACGACTATCCGACTGATATTATAACTTTTGATTATTCTGAAAAGAATAAAACATTCATTGAGGGCGAAATTCTTATATCGTTTGATACTGCGATCATGAATGCAAAAAAGTTTAAAGTGACCCCGGAAAATGAGTATACAAGGCTTATTATCCACGGTATTCTTCATTTGCTGGGATATGATGACAGAACTGCCGCAAAGAAAAAAATTATGAAAAACAAAGAGAACTCACTTCTGAAACTGGTTCTTGATTCTGTTAATAAGTTTTAA
- a CDS encoding DUF3108 domain-containing protein yields the protein MKKILLFCGIAVLLLSAGFIEYSSSAQASAPVAAEFRSNEAGLMPGEEITYLVRYGFVKLGEIRLKVINRKTEKGEIIYNTIGYIDSYPGLPFVNLHQIYESKVNKNYFSNFFRGTVKKEEYTTFTEYYFDYPKKSLRVKKGKVFPFELWTDSTGIAETEFHDGLSIFYWARMNLGQKKTVKVPCFVNEEKVFTLVNYYSRPETMEIDAVDYKIPVWRLDGHTDFVSVFGLTGHFEGWFSQDEACIPIVAKLNVIIGKVTVELIKWNRSGWNPPKAES from the coding sequence ATGAAAAAGATTCTGCTTTTTTGCGGAATTGCAGTCCTGCTCCTGTCCGCCGGATTTATTGAGTACTCCTCTTCGGCACAGGCATCTGCACCTGTTGCTGCTGAATTCAGATCAAACGAGGCAGGTCTGATGCCAGGTGAAGAAATAACTTATCTGGTAAGATATGGATTTGTTAAACTAGGTGAAATCCGGCTAAAGGTCATCAACCGGAAAACAGAAAAAGGTGAGATCATTTATAATACGATAGGATATATTGATTCTTATCCCGGGCTTCCTTTTGTAAACCTTCATCAGATTTATGAAAGCAAGGTAAATAAAAACTATTTTAGCAATTTTTTCCGCGGAACTGTTAAAAAGGAAGAATATACAACTTTCACTGAATACTATTTTGATTATCCTAAGAAATCATTAAGAGTAAAAAAAGGGAAGGTCTTTCCTTTTGAATTATGGACAGACTCAACCGGAATTGCTGAAACAGAATTTCATGACGGGCTCTCTATTTTTTATTGGGCAAGAATGAATCTTGGTCAGAAAAAAACTGTTAAAGTTCCCTGTTTTGTGAATGAAGAGAAAGTATTTACACTGGTTAATTATTATTCCAGGCCGGAAACCATGGAAATTGATGCAGTGGACTATAAAATTCCTGTCTGGCGGCTGGACGGGCATACGGACTTTGTTAGTGTTTTCGGTCTGACGGGGCATTTTGAAGGCTGGTTCTCTCAGGATGAAGCCTGTATTCCAATTGTTGCTAAACTCAATGTTATCATAGGTAAAGTAACGGTTGAATTGATAAAATGGAACCGGAGCGGCTGGAATCCGCCAAAGGCAGAAAGTTAA
- the raiA gene encoding ribosome-associated translation inhibitor RaiA, producing the protein MQVLITARKFTARETLKDFIDAEVRSLEKIADDILDAEMILSFENNNNSVKTAELILKIPGHLVTANDSSDEFEKAVRGAVEKAERQIIKLKGKKQNH; encoded by the coding sequence ATGCAAGTACTTATAACAGCAAGAAAATTCACGGCAAGAGAAACACTCAAAGATTTTATTGACGCTGAAGTCAGATCTTTGGAAAAAATTGCCGATGATATATTGGATGCTGAGATGATTCTAAGCTTCGAAAACAACAATAACAGCGTTAAAACCGCTGAACTCATACTTAAAATTCCGGGTCACTTGGTGACCGCAAATGACAGTTCTGACGAATTCGAAAAAGCGGTCAGAGGTGCTGTTGAAAAAGCAGAAAGACAGATTATTAAACTTAAAGGGAAAAAACAGAACCACTAA
- a CDS encoding gamma carbonic anhydrase family protein, whose translation MKTIIPYKGKSPRFDQSVFIADGVRMTGDVEIGPNSSIWYNTVIRGDVNHVRIGTNTNIQDNATLHVSYDSTPLIIGDNVTVGHNAILHSCVVGNNVLIGMGAIVLDNAIVENFSMIAAGALVRPHSKIETGKLYGGIPAKFIRDLTQEELDYFQKSADNYAMYAAEYKKAT comes from the coding sequence ATGAAAACAATAATACCATATAAAGGTAAATCTCCCCGATTTGACCAAAGTGTATTCATTGCTGATGGTGTTAGAATGACAGGGGATGTAGAAATTGGACCAAACAGCAGCATTTGGTATAATACAGTTATCAGAGGAGATGTAAATCATGTGAGGATTGGCACAAATACTAATATTCAGGATAACGCCACCTTACATGTTTCATACGATTCAACCCCGCTTATCATTGGTGACAATGTTACTGTTGGCCATAATGCCATTCTCCATAGTTGTGTGGTCGGTAATAATGTATTAATTGGTATGGGGGCTATCGTTCTGGATAATGCAATTGTCGAGAATTTTTCTATGATAGCAGCAGGTGCATTAGTAAGACCTCATTCAAAAATTGAGACAGGTAAACTCTACGGTGGAATACCAGCCAAATTCATCAGGGATCTGACTCAGGAGGAATTGGATTACTTCCAGAAATCAGCTGATAATTATGCAATGTATGCTGCTGAATATAAGAAAGCGACCTGA